A single Candidatus Pacearchaeota archaeon DNA region contains:
- the topA gene encoding type I DNA topoisomerase yields the protein MKSLIIVESPTKANTIKKFLGAETSVLSSYGHIRDLPKSTLGVDVEKDFEVKYVIPTKARKNVNLLKKEVEKADTVYVATDPDREGEAIAWHLIEVLKLDKDKYKRISFHEITKPAIEEALKNPTELNLDLADAQQARRVLDRIVGYKLSPFLWKKVMRGLSAGRVQSVAVRLIVDRENEIKNFKPEEYWSITALLEKESKEQFEAILSKKDGKAISKMGIKTKDQGEDIKKELEAAKYSIASIEKKETKRTPLPPFTTSSLQQEGSKKLRYPAKMTMSVAQTLYEKGLITYHRTDSLNLSEQALHSAQNFINNKFGNNYHQLRRFKTKGRAQEAHEAIRPTNIENEPDSLKIEDKYKKLYKLIWNRFVASQMTEAIFDSIKVEVKTDNNYTLQSNGSTLKFDGFLKVYPMKFEEKTLPQLKEEENVDLVNIKPEQHFTQPPARYTEASLIKELEENEIGRPSTYAPIISTIQARNYVEKNKERRFEPTEIGTTVNQILVEHFPQIVDIKFTANMEKELDEIAEGNENWKTILKDFYTPFNENLENKYNEVEKKKEEPVITDKVCPKCGKPLAIKTGRFGKFLACTGFPDCKHTENIEDKTKKTGIICPECNQGEITQKKTKKGKIFYGCPNWPDCNFALWDKPTGEKCPKCGALMVEKGKKIKCSNKNCK from the coding sequence ATGAAATCATTAATAATTGTTGAAAGTCCAACCAAAGCTAATACGATTAAAAAATTCTTAGGCGCCGAAACAAGCGTCCTTTCTTCATATGGACACATTAGAGATTTACCAAAAAGCACCCTGGGTGTTGATGTAGAAAAAGACTTTGAGGTTAAATATGTTATTCCAACTAAAGCCAGAAAAAATGTTAACCTTCTCAAAAAAGAAGTAGAAAAAGCTGATACGGTATATGTCGCTACCGATCCTGATCGAGAAGGAGAAGCTATCGCTTGGCACTTAATTGAAGTTCTAAAATTAGATAAAGATAAGTATAAAAGAATATCTTTCCACGAAATTACCAAACCAGCTATTGAAGAGGCTTTAAAAAATCCAACTGAATTAAATCTTGATTTAGCTGATGCACAACAAGCAAGAAGAGTTTTGGATAGAATTGTAGGATACAAACTTTCCCCATTCCTTTGGAAAAAAGTAATGAGAGGCCTTTCTGCTGGAAGAGTTCAATCGGTTGCAGTTAGATTAATAGTTGATAGAGAAAATGAAATCAAAAACTTTAAGCCAGAAGAATACTGGAGCATAACTGCTTTATTGGAAAAAGAGTCGAAAGAACAATTCGAAGCTATTCTAAGCAAGAAAGATGGAAAAGCTATTTCCAAAATGGGAATTAAAACTAAAGACCAAGGAGAAGATATTAAAAAAGAACTGGAGGCAGCTAAATATTCAATTGCTTCGATTGAAAAAAAAGAAACAAAAAGAACTCCTCTTCCTCCATTTACAACTTCTTCTTTGCAACAAGAAGGTTCAAAAAAATTAAGGTATCCAGCTAAAATGACGATGAGTGTTGCTCAGACTCTATATGAAAAAGGTTTAATTACTTATCACAGAACAGATTCTTTGAATCTTTCTGAACAAGCCCTTCATTCAGCTCAAAACTTTATTAATAATAAATTCGGAAATAATTATCATCAATTAAGAAGATTTAAAACTAAAGGAAGAGCGCAAGAAGCTCATGAAGCTATTAGGCCAACAAACATTGAAAATGAACCTGACAGTTTAAAGATTGAAGATAAATACAAAAAACTATACAAACTAATTTGGAATAGATTTGTTGCTTCCCAAATGACTGAAGCTATTTTTGATTCAATTAAAGTTGAAGTTAAAACAGACAATAACTACACATTACAAAGCAATGGATCAACTTTAAAATTCGATGGATTCTTAAAGGTCTATCCGATGAAGTTTGAAGAAAAAACTCTTCCTCAATTAAAAGAAGAAGAAAACGTTGATTTAGTTAATATAAAACCAGAACAGCATTTTACTCAACCACCAGCCAGATATACTGAAGCCAGTTTAATTAAAGAATTAGAAGAAAACGAAATCGGAAGACCATCAACCTATGCTCCTATTATCTCAACTATCCAAGCTAGAAACTACGTTGAGAAAAACAAAGAAAGAAGATTTGAACCCACAGAAATAGGAACAACGGTTAATCAAATTCTTGTTGAACATTTTCCTCAAATAGTAGACATTAAATTCACTGCTAACATGGAAAAGGAACTAGATGAAATCGCTGAAGGGAACGAAAACTGGAAAACTATTTTAAAAGATTTCTATACTCCCTTTAATGAAAATCTTGAAAATAAATACAATGAAGTAGAAAAGAAAAAAGAAGAACCAGTTATTACTGATAAGGTTTGTCCTAAATGCGGAAAACCATTAGCTATTAAAACAGGAAGATTTGGAAAGTTCTTAGCCTGCACTGGATTCCCTGATTGTAAACATACTGAAAATATTGAAGATAAAACAAAAAAGACAGGCATCATCTGTCCCGAATGTAATCAAGGAGAAATAACTCAAAAGAAAACAAAAAAAGGTAAAATATTCTATGGCTGTCCCAATTGGCCTGATTGTAATTTTGCCTTATGGGATAAACCAACCGGAGAAAAGTGTCCTAAATGTGGAGCCTTAATGGTAGAAAAAGGAAAAAAAATAAAATGTTCAAACAAAAACTGCAAGTAA
- the dprA gene encoding DNA-processing protein DprA: MEGIISFEDKKYPKKLREIKNPPKNIYYKGHIIWNQPCLAVIGSRNCLNQNKNICLRIIKNLPQDFVIVSGLARGIDTFAHLSALKSNKSTIAILPSGIERIYPKENENLSKKILERGGLLISEYPSKTRPTKFSFIQRNRLTAGLSSAVLVIETQIKSGTMHTVKYAQEQGKTIYAVPGSEGTDYLILSGAIPVLSANDICL; the protein is encoded by the coding sequence ATGGAGGGAATAATTTCTTTTGAAGATAAAAAATATCCAAAGAAATTAAGGGAAATAAAAAATCCTCCTAAAAATATCTATTACAAAGGACATATTATCTGGAATCAACCCTGCCTAGCCGTAATTGGCTCAAGAAATTGTTTAAATCAAAATAAAAATATCTGTTTACGAATTATCAAAAACTTGCCACAAGATTTTGTTATTGTTTCTGGTCTCGCTAGAGGAATTGATACCTTCGCACATTTATCAGCTTTAAAATCTAATAAATCAACTATTGCTATTCTCCCTTCTGGAATTGAAAGAATCTACCCTAAAGAAAATGAAAATCTATCTAAAAAAATTCTAGAAAGAGGAGGACTTTTAATTTCTGAATATCCAAGCAAGACCAGACCAACTAAATTTTCTTTCATTCAAAGAAATAGACTTACCGCCGGTTTATCATCCGCTGTTTTAGTAATTGAAACACAAATAAAATCAGGCACTATGCATACAGTAAAATATGCACAAGAACAAGGAAAAACAATTTACGCTGTTCCTGGTTCTGAAGGAACCGATTATTTAATTTTAAGCGGAGCAATTCCAGTTTTATCAGCCAATGATATTTGCCTTTAA